Proteins encoded within one genomic window of Paroedura picta isolate Pp20150507F chromosome 17, Ppicta_v3.0, whole genome shotgun sequence:
- the LOC143826959 gene encoding syntaxin-binding protein 4-like isoform X4: MGDGLQCHGTSPGAKMPAISLLYKGVVFLSRTLMGPYGMDRTVHCVDFYDCANGLGIKVIGGIREFTGEEYGVYVKRILSGGIAYADGRLQPGDQILEVNGDSLIGVTSERAVDILRAASATNYMRLLIARDDDARREFAELLEKFGSHSNTGSARSSPVLYSGGRYLESTSSGSSSRSQSPLLLSPANSHGPLIGNPGHSLHPASHCLIESGIQSISIAKSSGLGLIVSGGTNRPDGPMVYIQEVQPEGDCCRDGRLRPGDQLIAINKDSLVGATHEEAKRILAKTKFRHEGNNEVAFIPGRGRLHPGLSVHSSIHSSPTKAVGNGLGSARLKVHVRSPESRHDSPFPVPSASPDICPPELTISGPTSPSNQRTAPASKPKVALDPHIRLKDGKIELMLQYLGLDVSEEKKRQLRQSVTTDSQGTVAYGDFLQALRDLLPDELEEAGLDSNSVLFTQHEVATLLDTSAFHSLTFDSVSCNDSEELEQLQMEMLDLRQEVRRLKTLLKEVESSKKSLEEELQSLNQKALGFLSENRTLHNRLQVAEVSQRQAHSAEQDYEEVIHLLEAEIVELKTQLLARKTRLASEVENEFLELKRRLSLVEGQLRKSEVRRKRLELCNRRLLLFVQNVHKLLSTSCTEEKRVHVPEDKTQGTSDASTLSSELWRLLIAEAKDLLEPIPSSNATKDSSSYDWDDCLAADGSPDGKEKASASLLPCC, from the exons ATGGGCGACGGGCTACAGTGCCACGGGACATCTCCGGGGGCCAAGATGCCCGCCATTTCCCTGCTCTACAAGGGCGTCGTCTTCCTTAGCAG GACGCTGATGGGACCATACGGGATGGATCGTACAGTGCATTGCGTGGACTTCTACGACTGTGCCAACGGACTTG gtATCAAGGTGATCGGTGGCATCAGAGAGTTTACCGGGGAAGAATATGGGGTTTACGTCAAGAGAATCCTCTCAGGGGGGATTGCGTACGCAGACG GCCGCCTGCAACCTGGAGACCAGATCTTAGAAGTGAACGGGGACAGCTTGATCGGAGTGACAAGCGAGAG agCTGTGGACATTCTCAGGGCCGCCTCTGCCACCAACTACATGCGCCTTCTCATCGCTCGGGACGACGACGCCCG GAGAGAGTTTGCTGAACTGCTGGAAAAATTCGGCTCTCACAGCAACACAGGCTCAGCTCGGAGTTCGCCTGTTCTCTACAGCGGAG GCAGGTATTTGGAAAGCACTTCCTCGGGGTCGTCGTCTCGCTCCCAGAGCCCTTTGCTGTTGAGCCCCGCAAACTCCCACGGCCCGCTGATCGGAAATCCAGGACACTCCCTGCACCCGGCCTCGCA CTGTTTGATCGAATCTGGGATTCAGAGTATCTCCATAGCAAAATCTTCGGGGTTGGGGCTGATTGTCAGCGGAGGGACCAACAGGCCAGACGGGCCCATGGTTTACATCCAAGAAGTGCAGCCAGAGGGAGACTGCTGCCGG GACGGGCGCCTCCGGCCCGGCGACCAGCTGATCGCCATCAATAAGGACTCGCTGGTGGGCGCCACTCACGAGGAGGCCAAAAGGATCCTGGCCAAGACAAAATTCAG ACATGAGGGAAACAATGAAGTGGCCTTTATTCCCGGAAGGGGGCGGTTGCACCCCGGACTCTCGGTACACAGCAGCATCCATTCCTCGCCCACCAAGGCTGTAGGGAACGGCCTGGGATCTGCCCGCTTAAAAGTCCACGTGAGGTCGCCCGAG AGCAGACATGACAGCCCCTTTCCTGTGCCTTCTGCGTCACCAGATATCTGCCCGCCGGAGCTCACCATTTCTG gtcccacatccCCTTCCAACCAGCGAACGGCTCCAGCCAGCAAACCCAAAGTGGCACTGGACCCACACATTCGTCTCAAGGATGGGAAAATTGAACTG ATGCTGCAATATTTGGGCCTCGACGTGAGCGAGGAGAAGAAGAGGCAACTGCGGCAGAGTGTCACGACGGACTCGCAGGGCACAGTGGCCTACGGAG ATTTCCTCCAAGCGCTCAGGGATCTGCTTCCGGATGAACTGGAGGAAGCCGGCCTTGACTCCAACTCGGTGCTCTTCACACAGCACGAAGTGGCCACGCTTCTGGACACGTCGGCTTTCCATTCTCTG ACGTTCGACTCGGTCAGCTGCAACGACAGCGAAGAGCTGGAGCAGCTGCAGATGGAGATGTTGGACTTGCGGCAGGAGGTCCGGCGGCTAAAG acgCTCCTGAAGGAGGTAGAGAGCAGCAAGAAGtccttggaagaggagctgcagaGTCTCAACCAG AAGGCCCTGGGCTTCCTCTCGGAGAACCGGACCCTGCACAACAGGCTGCAGGTGGCGGAGGTGTCGCAGCGCCAGGCCCACAGCGCCGAGCAGGACTACGAGGAAGTCATCCACCTGCTGGAGGCCGAAATCGTCGAGCTGAAAACGCAGCTTTTGGCGAGGAAAACCAGGCTGGCTTCGGAAGTGGAG AACGAATTCCTGGAGCTGAAACGGAGGCTGTCCCTGGTGGAGGGCCAGCTGAGGAAGTCCGAGGTCCGGAGGAAACGCCTGGAGCTCTGCAACCGGAGGCTACTTCTCTTCGTGCAG AACGTCCATAAGCTCCTGAGCACTTCCTGTACAGAGGAAAAGAG AGTCCACGTTCCCGAGGACAAAACGCAGGGCACTTCAGACGCCTCGACGCTTTCTTCGGAGCTTTGGCGCTTGCTGATTGCGGAGGCGAAAGACCTGCTGGAGCCCATCCCCTCCTCCAACGCTA
- the LOC143826959 gene encoding syntaxin-binding protein 4-like isoform X2, with product MGDGLQCHGTSPGAKMPAISLLYKGVVFLSRTLMGPYGMDRTVHCVDFYDCANGLGIKVIGGIREFTGEEYGVYVKRILSGGIAYADGRLQPGDQILEVNGDSLIGVTSERAVDILRAASATNYMRLLIARDDDARREFAELLEKFGSHSNTGSARSSPVLYSGGRYLESTSSGSSSRSQSPLLLSPANSHGPLIGNPGHSLHPASHCLIESGIQSISIAKSSGLGLIVSGGTNRPDGPMVYIQEVQPEGDCCRDGRLRPGDQLIAINKDSLVGATHEEAKRILAKTKFRHEGNNEVAFIPGRGRLHPGLSVHSSIHSSPTKAVGNGLGSARLKVHVRSPESRHDSPFPVPSASPDICPPELTISGPTSPSNQRTAPASKPKVALDPHIRLKDGKIELMLQYLGLDVSEEKKRQLRQSVTTDSQGTVAYGDFLQALRDLLPDELEEAGLDSNSVLFTQHEVATLLDTSAFHSLTFDSVSCNDSEELEQLQMEMLDLRQEVRRLKTLLKEVESSKKSLEEELQSLNQALGFLSENRTLHNRLQVAEVSQRQAHSAEQDYEEVIHLLEAEIVELKTQLLARKTRLASEVENEFLELKRRLSLVEGQLRKSEVRRKRLELCNRRLLLFVQNVHKLLSTSCTEEKRVHVPEDKTQGTSDASTLSSELWRLLIAEAKDLLEPIPSSNATKDSSSYDWDDCLAADGSPDGKEHPRQKTTWPPSPPPSQSKGDDICQPQSTSGDPCEKPV from the exons ATGGGCGACGGGCTACAGTGCCACGGGACATCTCCGGGGGCCAAGATGCCCGCCATTTCCCTGCTCTACAAGGGCGTCGTCTTCCTTAGCAG GACGCTGATGGGACCATACGGGATGGATCGTACAGTGCATTGCGTGGACTTCTACGACTGTGCCAACGGACTTG gtATCAAGGTGATCGGTGGCATCAGAGAGTTTACCGGGGAAGAATATGGGGTTTACGTCAAGAGAATCCTCTCAGGGGGGATTGCGTACGCAGACG GCCGCCTGCAACCTGGAGACCAGATCTTAGAAGTGAACGGGGACAGCTTGATCGGAGTGACAAGCGAGAG agCTGTGGACATTCTCAGGGCCGCCTCTGCCACCAACTACATGCGCCTTCTCATCGCTCGGGACGACGACGCCCG GAGAGAGTTTGCTGAACTGCTGGAAAAATTCGGCTCTCACAGCAACACAGGCTCAGCTCGGAGTTCGCCTGTTCTCTACAGCGGAG GCAGGTATTTGGAAAGCACTTCCTCGGGGTCGTCGTCTCGCTCCCAGAGCCCTTTGCTGTTGAGCCCCGCAAACTCCCACGGCCCGCTGATCGGAAATCCAGGACACTCCCTGCACCCGGCCTCGCA CTGTTTGATCGAATCTGGGATTCAGAGTATCTCCATAGCAAAATCTTCGGGGTTGGGGCTGATTGTCAGCGGAGGGACCAACAGGCCAGACGGGCCCATGGTTTACATCCAAGAAGTGCAGCCAGAGGGAGACTGCTGCCGG GACGGGCGCCTCCGGCCCGGCGACCAGCTGATCGCCATCAATAAGGACTCGCTGGTGGGCGCCACTCACGAGGAGGCCAAAAGGATCCTGGCCAAGACAAAATTCAG ACATGAGGGAAACAATGAAGTGGCCTTTATTCCCGGAAGGGGGCGGTTGCACCCCGGACTCTCGGTACACAGCAGCATCCATTCCTCGCCCACCAAGGCTGTAGGGAACGGCCTGGGATCTGCCCGCTTAAAAGTCCACGTGAGGTCGCCCGAG AGCAGACATGACAGCCCCTTTCCTGTGCCTTCTGCGTCACCAGATATCTGCCCGCCGGAGCTCACCATTTCTG gtcccacatccCCTTCCAACCAGCGAACGGCTCCAGCCAGCAAACCCAAAGTGGCACTGGACCCACACATTCGTCTCAAGGATGGGAAAATTGAACTG ATGCTGCAATATTTGGGCCTCGACGTGAGCGAGGAGAAGAAGAGGCAACTGCGGCAGAGTGTCACGACGGACTCGCAGGGCACAGTGGCCTACGGAG ATTTCCTCCAAGCGCTCAGGGATCTGCTTCCGGATGAACTGGAGGAAGCCGGCCTTGACTCCAACTCGGTGCTCTTCACACAGCACGAAGTGGCCACGCTTCTGGACACGTCGGCTTTCCATTCTCTG ACGTTCGACTCGGTCAGCTGCAACGACAGCGAAGAGCTGGAGCAGCTGCAGATGGAGATGTTGGACTTGCGGCAGGAGGTCCGGCGGCTAAAG acgCTCCTGAAGGAGGTAGAGAGCAGCAAGAAGtccttggaagaggagctgcagaGTCTCAACCAG GCCCTGGGCTTCCTCTCGGAGAACCGGACCCTGCACAACAGGCTGCAGGTGGCGGAGGTGTCGCAGCGCCAGGCCCACAGCGCCGAGCAGGACTACGAGGAAGTCATCCACCTGCTGGAGGCCGAAATCGTCGAGCTGAAAACGCAGCTTTTGGCGAGGAAAACCAGGCTGGCTTCGGAAGTGGAG AACGAATTCCTGGAGCTGAAACGGAGGCTGTCCCTGGTGGAGGGCCAGCTGAGGAAGTCCGAGGTCCGGAGGAAACGCCTGGAGCTCTGCAACCGGAGGCTACTTCTCTTCGTGCAG AACGTCCATAAGCTCCTGAGCACTTCCTGTACAGAGGAAAAGAG AGTCCACGTTCCCGAGGACAAAACGCAGGGCACTTCAGACGCCTCGACGCTTTCTTCGGAGCTTTGGCGCTTGCTGATTGCGGAGGCGAAAGACCTGCTGGAGCCCATCCCCTCCTCCAACGCTA
- the LOC143826959 gene encoding syntaxin-binding protein 4-like isoform X1 — MGDGLQCHGTSPGAKMPAISLLYKGVVFLSRTLMGPYGMDRTVHCVDFYDCANGLGIKVIGGIREFTGEEYGVYVKRILSGGIAYADGRLQPGDQILEVNGDSLIGVTSERAVDILRAASATNYMRLLIARDDDARREFAELLEKFGSHSNTGSARSSPVLYSGGRYLESTSSGSSSRSQSPLLLSPANSHGPLIGNPGHSLHPASHCLIESGIQSISIAKSSGLGLIVSGGTNRPDGPMVYIQEVQPEGDCCRDGRLRPGDQLIAINKDSLVGATHEEAKRILAKTKFRHEGNNEVAFIPGRGRLHPGLSVHSSIHSSPTKAVGNGLGSARLKVHVRSPESRHDSPFPVPSASPDICPPELTISGPTSPSNQRTAPASKPKVALDPHIRLKDGKIELMLQYLGLDVSEEKKRQLRQSVTTDSQGTVAYGDFLQALRDLLPDELEEAGLDSNSVLFTQHEVATLLDTSAFHSLTFDSVSCNDSEELEQLQMEMLDLRQEVRRLKTLLKEVESSKKSLEEELQSLNQKALGFLSENRTLHNRLQVAEVSQRQAHSAEQDYEEVIHLLEAEIVELKTQLLARKTRLASEVENEFLELKRRLSLVEGQLRKSEVRRKRLELCNRRLLLFVQNVHKLLSTSCTEEKRVHVPEDKTQGTSDASTLSSELWRLLIAEAKDLLEPIPSSNATKDSSSYDWDDCLAADGSPDGKEHPRQKTTWPPSPPPSQSKGDDICQPQSTSGDPCEKPV; from the exons ATGGGCGACGGGCTACAGTGCCACGGGACATCTCCGGGGGCCAAGATGCCCGCCATTTCCCTGCTCTACAAGGGCGTCGTCTTCCTTAGCAG GACGCTGATGGGACCATACGGGATGGATCGTACAGTGCATTGCGTGGACTTCTACGACTGTGCCAACGGACTTG gtATCAAGGTGATCGGTGGCATCAGAGAGTTTACCGGGGAAGAATATGGGGTTTACGTCAAGAGAATCCTCTCAGGGGGGATTGCGTACGCAGACG GCCGCCTGCAACCTGGAGACCAGATCTTAGAAGTGAACGGGGACAGCTTGATCGGAGTGACAAGCGAGAG agCTGTGGACATTCTCAGGGCCGCCTCTGCCACCAACTACATGCGCCTTCTCATCGCTCGGGACGACGACGCCCG GAGAGAGTTTGCTGAACTGCTGGAAAAATTCGGCTCTCACAGCAACACAGGCTCAGCTCGGAGTTCGCCTGTTCTCTACAGCGGAG GCAGGTATTTGGAAAGCACTTCCTCGGGGTCGTCGTCTCGCTCCCAGAGCCCTTTGCTGTTGAGCCCCGCAAACTCCCACGGCCCGCTGATCGGAAATCCAGGACACTCCCTGCACCCGGCCTCGCA CTGTTTGATCGAATCTGGGATTCAGAGTATCTCCATAGCAAAATCTTCGGGGTTGGGGCTGATTGTCAGCGGAGGGACCAACAGGCCAGACGGGCCCATGGTTTACATCCAAGAAGTGCAGCCAGAGGGAGACTGCTGCCGG GACGGGCGCCTCCGGCCCGGCGACCAGCTGATCGCCATCAATAAGGACTCGCTGGTGGGCGCCACTCACGAGGAGGCCAAAAGGATCCTGGCCAAGACAAAATTCAG ACATGAGGGAAACAATGAAGTGGCCTTTATTCCCGGAAGGGGGCGGTTGCACCCCGGACTCTCGGTACACAGCAGCATCCATTCCTCGCCCACCAAGGCTGTAGGGAACGGCCTGGGATCTGCCCGCTTAAAAGTCCACGTGAGGTCGCCCGAG AGCAGACATGACAGCCCCTTTCCTGTGCCTTCTGCGTCACCAGATATCTGCCCGCCGGAGCTCACCATTTCTG gtcccacatccCCTTCCAACCAGCGAACGGCTCCAGCCAGCAAACCCAAAGTGGCACTGGACCCACACATTCGTCTCAAGGATGGGAAAATTGAACTG ATGCTGCAATATTTGGGCCTCGACGTGAGCGAGGAGAAGAAGAGGCAACTGCGGCAGAGTGTCACGACGGACTCGCAGGGCACAGTGGCCTACGGAG ATTTCCTCCAAGCGCTCAGGGATCTGCTTCCGGATGAACTGGAGGAAGCCGGCCTTGACTCCAACTCGGTGCTCTTCACACAGCACGAAGTGGCCACGCTTCTGGACACGTCGGCTTTCCATTCTCTG ACGTTCGACTCGGTCAGCTGCAACGACAGCGAAGAGCTGGAGCAGCTGCAGATGGAGATGTTGGACTTGCGGCAGGAGGTCCGGCGGCTAAAG acgCTCCTGAAGGAGGTAGAGAGCAGCAAGAAGtccttggaagaggagctgcagaGTCTCAACCAG AAGGCCCTGGGCTTCCTCTCGGAGAACCGGACCCTGCACAACAGGCTGCAGGTGGCGGAGGTGTCGCAGCGCCAGGCCCACAGCGCCGAGCAGGACTACGAGGAAGTCATCCACCTGCTGGAGGCCGAAATCGTCGAGCTGAAAACGCAGCTTTTGGCGAGGAAAACCAGGCTGGCTTCGGAAGTGGAG AACGAATTCCTGGAGCTGAAACGGAGGCTGTCCCTGGTGGAGGGCCAGCTGAGGAAGTCCGAGGTCCGGAGGAAACGCCTGGAGCTCTGCAACCGGAGGCTACTTCTCTTCGTGCAG AACGTCCATAAGCTCCTGAGCACTTCCTGTACAGAGGAAAAGAG AGTCCACGTTCCCGAGGACAAAACGCAGGGCACTTCAGACGCCTCGACGCTTTCTTCGGAGCTTTGGCGCTTGCTGATTGCGGAGGCGAAAGACCTGCTGGAGCCCATCCCCTCCTCCAACGCTA